One genomic window of Geodermatophilus sp. DSM 44513 includes the following:
- a CDS encoding MoxR family ATPase — protein MPPPPDGRVATRPGAEDEVRARVPDVAALGAALDDADYLADPGLATALFLAVRLPQPLLLEGEPGVGKTEAAKALARVLDTPLYRLQCFEGIAAAEALYEWNHPRQLLGIRLAEAAGAPLAEEDLFARDYLLPRPLLQAIEHPGPRPAVLLLDEIDRADAEFEAFTFEVLAEAAVTVPELGTLRAAHPPVVVLTSNRTRDLHDALTRRCLYHWIDFPPPDQVAEIVRRRVPGSAEPLAVAAATAVGRLRSLDLVKPPGIAEVVDWVAALDVLGVDRLDPPAVEASWGSVLKNRDDQELARARGAAWVTAGG, from the coding sequence ATGCCGCCGCCCCCTGACGGCCGGGTCGCCACCCGGCCGGGTGCCGAGGACGAGGTGCGGGCGCGGGTCCCCGACGTGGCCGCCCTCGGTGCGGCGCTCGACGACGCGGACTACCTCGCCGACCCGGGGCTGGCCACCGCGCTCTTCCTCGCCGTCCGGCTGCCCCAGCCGCTGCTGCTGGAGGGCGAGCCGGGGGTGGGCAAGACCGAGGCGGCCAAGGCCCTGGCCCGGGTGCTGGACACCCCGCTGTACCGGCTGCAGTGCTTCGAGGGCATCGCCGCGGCCGAGGCCCTCTACGAGTGGAACCACCCGCGCCAGCTGCTGGGCATCCGGCTGGCGGAGGCGGCCGGCGCGCCCCTGGCCGAGGAGGACCTGTTCGCCCGGGACTACCTGCTGCCCCGGCCGCTGCTCCAGGCGATCGAGCACCCCGGGCCGCGTCCGGCGGTGCTGCTGCTGGACGAGATCGACCGGGCCGACGCGGAGTTCGAGGCGTTCACCTTCGAGGTGCTGGCCGAGGCCGCGGTGACCGTGCCCGAGCTCGGCACCCTCCGCGCGGCCCACCCGCCGGTCGTCGTGCTCACCTCCAACCGGACGCGGGACCTGCACGACGCGCTCACCCGCCGCTGCCTGTACCACTGGATCGACTTCCCCCCGCCGGACCAGGTGGCCGAGATCGTCCGCCGCCGGGTGCCCGGCAGCGCCGAGCCCCTGGCGGTCGCCGCCGCGACGGCGGTCGGCCGGCTGCGCTCGCTGGACCTGGTCAAGCCGCCGGGCATCGCCGAGGTCGTCGACTGGGTGGCCGCCCTCGACGTGCTCGGCGTCGACCGGCTCGACCCGCCGGCGGTCGAGGCCAGCTGGGGGTCGGTGCTCAAGAACCGCGACGACCAGGAGCTGGCCCGCGCCCGGGGCGCGGCCTGGGTGACCGCCGGTGGCTGA
- a CDS encoding XdhC family protein yields the protein MTVTERAAELVRRREPFVHATFVRAQRPASAHAGDTALVRADGVVDGFVGGSCAESSVREYGLMTLTTGEPLLLRIVPGGASGTDEEGAVTVANPCLSGGSVEIFLEPRVPAPHALVVGDSPVAEALVALGRLLGFAVDLVSGEDAAPAAGDAAVVVASHGRGEEPALGAALRLGVPYVGLIASRIRGAAVLASLDVPDEQRSRVRSPAGLDIGARTAAEIALSVWTQVVAERRAAERAAPPASPASPAAPARAVDPVCGMTVAAVDATPHATVDGATTWFCCDGCRTSYLADPARYAAAP from the coding sequence GTGACCGTCACGGAGCGTGCCGCCGAGCTGGTCCGGCGGCGGGAGCCGTTCGTGCACGCCACCTTCGTCCGGGCCCAGCGGCCGGCCAGCGCGCACGCCGGGGACACCGCGCTGGTCCGCGCCGACGGTGTCGTCGACGGCTTCGTGGGCGGCAGTTGCGCGGAGTCCTCGGTGCGCGAGTACGGGCTGATGACGCTGACGACGGGCGAGCCGCTGCTGCTGCGGATCGTGCCCGGCGGGGCGTCGGGCACGGACGAGGAGGGCGCGGTCACCGTGGCCAACCCCTGCCTGTCCGGCGGCTCGGTCGAGATCTTCCTCGAGCCGCGGGTGCCCGCCCCGCACGCGCTGGTGGTCGGCGACAGCCCGGTCGCCGAGGCGCTGGTCGCCCTCGGTCGCCTGCTCGGGTTCGCCGTCGACCTGGTGTCGGGGGAGGACGCGGCGCCCGCGGCGGGGGACGCGGCGGTGGTGGTCGCCTCGCACGGCCGCGGGGAGGAACCGGCCCTCGGCGCGGCGCTGCGGCTGGGCGTCCCCTACGTCGGGCTGATCGCCAGCCGGATCCGCGGCGCGGCGGTGCTGGCCTCGCTGGACGTGCCCGACGAGCAGCGCTCCCGGGTGCGCAGCCCCGCGGGTCTGGACATCGGCGCGCGGACGGCGGCGGAGATCGCCCTGTCGGTGTGGACCCAGGTGGTCGCCGAACGGCGGGCAGCGGAGCGGGCCGCACCGCCGGCGTCCCCGGCGTCACCGGCGGCCCCCGCCCGGGCCGTGGACCCGGTCTGCGGGATGACCGTCGCCGCGGTCGACGCGACCCCGCACGCGACCGTCGACGGCGCGACCACCTGGTTCTGCTGCGACGGGTGCCGCACCAGCTACCTCGCCGACCCGGCCCGGTATGCCGCCGCCCCCTGA
- a CDS encoding aerobic carbon-monoxide dehydrogenase large subunit: MTTVQERSAMPQERESNPALTDPDRPIGFGRVQRKEDPRFIRGRGRYLDDIVLPGMLHGAVLRSPMAHARLVSIDTTEALAHPKVHAVITGRDLEALNLAWAPTLSADVQAVLATDKVRFQGQEVAFVVAEDRYSARDALELIDVEYEDLPPVVDARRALDPDAPVIRDDKDGQTDNHVFDWEAGDAAETEAVFARADVVVSQEMVYPRVHPAPMETCGAIADYDPVDGKLTLYETTQAPHAHRTLYAMVAGIPEHKIRVVAPDIGGGFGNKVGIYPGYICAVVGSIVTGKPVKWVEDRSENLMSTSFARDYTMRGEVAATRDGKILAVRTHVLADHGAFNATAQPTKYPAGFFSIFTGSYDLEAAYCSVTGVYTNKAPGGVAYACSFRVTEAVYLVERMVDVLAAELGMDPAELRVRNFIRPEQFPYANKTGWVYDSGDYEPALRMCLEQVGYDELRREQAEKRARGELMGIGVSFFTETVGAGPRKHMDIAGLGMADGAEVRVHPTGKAVVRLSVQTQGQGHETTFAQILAEELGIPPEDVEVVHGDTDQTPFGLGTYGSRSTPVSGGAVALAARKVRDKARLIAAAMLETRPEDLQWEKGRWFVAGDPSVGKTMTEIAMGAHGTVELPEGVEGNLDAEVTYDPPNLTFPFGAYVCVVDVDPGTGKVTVRRFVAVDDCGTRINPMIVEGQIHGGLADGVGMALMEFIGFDEQGNCLGGSFMDYLIPTAMEVPDWETGYTVTPSPHHPIGAKGIGESATVGSPPAVVNAVVDALAPFGVRHVDMPCTPARVWEAMQGRPTPPI, encoded by the coding sequence ATGACCACCGTCCAGGAGCGCTCGGCGATGCCGCAGGAGCGCGAGTCCAACCCCGCGCTCACCGACCCGGACCGGCCGATCGGCTTCGGCCGCGTGCAGCGCAAGGAGGACCCCCGTTTCATCCGCGGCCGCGGGCGCTACCTCGACGACATCGTGCTGCCCGGCATGCTGCACGGCGCTGTCCTGCGCTCGCCCATGGCCCACGCCCGGCTGGTGAGCATCGACACCACCGAGGCGCTGGCCCACCCGAAGGTGCACGCGGTCATCACCGGCAGGGACCTCGAGGCGCTCAACCTGGCGTGGGCGCCGACGCTGTCCGCCGACGTCCAGGCGGTGCTGGCCACCGACAAGGTGCGCTTCCAGGGTCAGGAGGTCGCCTTCGTCGTCGCCGAGGACCGCTACTCCGCCCGCGACGCCCTCGAGCTCATCGACGTGGAGTACGAGGACCTGCCGCCGGTCGTCGACGCCCGCCGGGCGCTGGACCCGGACGCGCCGGTCATCCGGGACGACAAGGACGGCCAGACCGACAACCACGTCTTCGACTGGGAGGCCGGGGACGCCGCCGAGACCGAGGCGGTGTTCGCCCGCGCCGACGTCGTCGTCAGCCAGGAGATGGTCTACCCGCGGGTGCACCCCGCGCCGATGGAGACCTGCGGCGCGATCGCCGACTACGACCCCGTCGACGGCAAGCTCACCCTGTACGAGACCACCCAGGCCCCGCACGCGCACCGCACCCTCTACGCGATGGTGGCCGGCATCCCGGAGCACAAGATCCGGGTGGTCGCGCCGGACATCGGCGGCGGCTTCGGCAACAAGGTCGGCATCTACCCCGGCTACATCTGCGCCGTCGTCGGTTCGATCGTGACCGGCAAGCCGGTCAAGTGGGTCGAGGACCGCTCCGAGAACCTGATGAGCACCTCGTTCGCCCGCGACTACACGATGCGCGGCGAGGTGGCGGCCACCCGCGACGGGAAGATCCTCGCCGTCCGCACGCACGTGCTGGCCGACCACGGGGCGTTCAACGCCACCGCCCAGCCGACGAAGTACCCGGCCGGCTTCTTCTCCATCTTCACCGGCAGCTACGACCTGGAGGCCGCGTACTGCTCGGTGACCGGCGTCTACACCAACAAGGCGCCCGGCGGGGTGGCCTACGCCTGCTCGTTCCGGGTGACCGAGGCCGTCTACCTGGTGGAGCGGATGGTCGACGTCCTGGCCGCGGAGCTGGGGATGGACCCCGCCGAGCTGCGGGTGCGGAACTTCATCCGCCCCGAGCAGTTCCCGTACGCCAACAAGACCGGCTGGGTCTACGACTCCGGGGACTACGAGCCGGCGCTGCGCATGTGCCTGGAGCAGGTCGGCTACGACGAGCTGCGCCGCGAGCAGGCGGAGAAGCGGGCCCGCGGGGAGCTGATGGGCATCGGGGTCTCCTTCTTCACCGAGACGGTGGGCGCCGGCCCGCGCAAGCACATGGACATCGCCGGGCTCGGCATGGCCGACGGCGCCGAGGTGCGGGTGCACCCCACCGGCAAGGCCGTCGTCCGGCTGTCCGTGCAGACCCAGGGGCAGGGCCACGAGACGACGTTCGCGCAGATCCTCGCCGAGGAGCTGGGCATCCCCCCGGAGGACGTCGAGGTCGTGCACGGCGACACCGACCAGACGCCGTTCGGCCTGGGCACCTACGGCAGCCGCTCGACCCCGGTCAGCGGCGGCGCGGTGGCCCTGGCCGCCCGCAAGGTCCGCGACAAGGCCCGGCTGATCGCCGCGGCGATGCTGGAGACTCGCCCGGAGGACCTGCAGTGGGAGAAGGGCCGCTGGTTCGTCGCCGGTGACCCCTCGGTGGGGAAGACGATGACCGAGATCGCGATGGGCGCGCACGGCACCGTCGAGCTGCCCGAGGGCGTCGAGGGCAACCTCGACGCCGAGGTCACCTACGACCCGCCCAACCTCACCTTCCCGTTCGGCGCCTACGTCTGCGTCGTCGACGTCGACCCGGGGACGGGCAAGGTGACCGTGCGCCGGTTCGTCGCGGTGGACGACTGCGGCACCCGGATCAACCCGATGATCGTCGAGGGGCAGATCCACGGCGGGCTGGCCGACGGCGTCGGCATGGCGCTCATGGAGTTCATCGGCTTCGACGAGCAGGGCAACTGCCTGGGCGGGTCGTTCATGGACTACCTGATCCCCACCGCGATGGAGGTCCCCGACTGGGAGACCGGCTACACGGTCACCCCGTCCCCGCACCACCCCATCGGCGCGAAGGGGATCGGGGAGTCCGCCACGGTCGGCTCCCCGCCGGCGGTGGTCAACGCGGTCGTCGACGCGCTGGCGCCGTTCGGCGTCCGGCACGTGGACATGCCGTGCACCCCGGCCCGCGTGTGGGAGGCGATGCAGGGCCGGCCCACCCCGCCGATCTGA
- a CDS encoding (2Fe-2S)-binding protein: protein MQVTMTVNGTEVTRDVEPRLLLVHFLRETLGLTGTHWGCDTSNCGTCVVLVDGQPVKSCTTLAAMTAGHEVRTVEGLADGATLDPVQQGFMEEHGLQCGFCTSGMMLTARALLDREPDPDEATIREAISGQICRCTGYATIVRSIQWAAAHPAAPADREVPA from the coding sequence ATGCAGGTCACGATGACCGTCAACGGCACCGAGGTCACCCGGGACGTGGAACCCCGGCTGCTGCTCGTCCACTTCCTGCGCGAGACGCTCGGGCTCACCGGCACCCACTGGGGCTGCGACACGAGCAACTGCGGCACCTGCGTCGTCCTCGTCGACGGCCAGCCGGTCAAGTCCTGCACCACGCTGGCCGCGATGACCGCCGGCCACGAGGTGCGCACCGTCGAGGGGCTGGCCGACGGCGCCACGCTGGACCCGGTGCAGCAGGGCTTCATGGAGGAGCACGGACTGCAGTGCGGGTTCTGCACCTCCGGCATGATGCTCACCGCCCGCGCGCTGCTCGACCGCGAGCCGGACCCCGACGAGGCCACCATCCGCGAGGCCATCTCCGGGCAGATCTGCCGGTGCACCGGCTACGCCACCATCGTCCGCTCGATCCAGTGGGCGGCCGCGCACCCGGCCGCCCCCGCCGACCGGGAGGTCCCGGCATGA
- a CDS encoding xanthine dehydrogenase family protein subunit M, with protein sequence MQVPAPFDYVRATSVADALELLDRHGPEARVVAGGHSLLPMMKLRLARPDWLVDLGDLAELRHVTRDGDELRIGALTRHADLLASDVVGELFPIVHDAERVIADPVVRNRGTIGGSLGQADPAEDLTTVCDVLRAQVVIAARDGERVLDMAEFHRGPYETACEQDELITEVRLPVRPRSGSAYEKVERRVGDWAVAAAGAQLVLDDDGTITDATVGLTALGLEGLATDAAAVLLGTRPGEDVFAEAGRLAAEASRPVEDQRGPVDYKRHLADELTRRVLRSAAARAGVLTPTA encoded by the coding sequence GTGCAGGTACCCGCCCCGTTCGACTACGTGCGCGCGACCAGCGTCGCCGACGCCCTGGAGCTGCTCGACCGCCACGGGCCCGAGGCCCGCGTCGTCGCCGGTGGGCACAGCCTGCTGCCGATGATGAAGCTGCGCCTGGCCCGGCCGGACTGGCTGGTCGACCTGGGCGACCTCGCCGAGCTGCGGCACGTCACCCGGGACGGCGACGAGCTGCGCATCGGCGCCCTCACCCGGCACGCCGACCTGCTGGCCTCCGACGTGGTCGGGGAGCTCTTCCCGATCGTCCACGACGCCGAGCGGGTCATCGCCGACCCCGTCGTCCGCAACCGCGGCACCATCGGCGGGTCGCTGGGCCAGGCCGACCCCGCCGAGGACCTCACCACCGTGTGCGACGTGCTGCGCGCGCAGGTGGTCATCGCCGCCCGCGACGGGGAGCGGGTGCTCGACATGGCGGAGTTCCACCGCGGCCCCTACGAGACCGCCTGCGAGCAGGACGAGCTCATCACCGAGGTCCGCCTGCCCGTCCGGCCGCGGTCGGGCAGCGCCTACGAGAAGGTCGAGCGCCGCGTCGGCGACTGGGCCGTGGCCGCCGCCGGGGCCCAGCTGGTGCTGGACGACGACGGCACGATCACCGACGCCACCGTCGGGCTCACCGCCCTCGGCCTGGAGGGTCTGGCCACCGACGCCGCGGCCGTCCTGCTCGGGACGCGCCCCGGGGAGGACGTGTTCGCCGAGGCCGGCCGGCTCGCCGCGGAGGCCAGCCGGCCGGTCGAGGACCAGCGCGGCCCGGTCGACTACAAGCGCCACCTCGCCGACGAGCTCACCCGGCGGGTGCTGCGCAGCGCCGCCGCCCGCGCCGGCGTACTCACCCCCACCGCCTGA
- a CDS encoding LysR family transcriptional regulator: MTFTQLRVFATVAELGSVGAAAQALGISQPAASAAVAALRADLDDPLFRRAGTGIELTPGGRALAARARELVRLADRTRREVASATTAGEVRVVATAACAEHLAGPLAAFTGRVPRAAVTLRVCPASRTAAALADDEADVVLGVRPVPLDDRAVDAVPFLRWQRVVVAAPGSPLARQGRVSLADLRRGPWLAGPADLEPGTEERCWLQRAGCADLQRDVVPMASAADALAAVRAGEGVLLALGHAVRSDLRAGRLVRLAVEGTPVTGMWWAAVPGGGRAGAAATALQRFLTTSDATSALLAGPAPRHRAHPVRVELWS; encoded by the coding sequence ATGACCTTCACCCAGCTGCGGGTGTTCGCGACGGTGGCCGAGCTGGGCTCGGTCGGCGCCGCGGCGCAGGCGCTCGGGATCAGCCAGCCGGCGGCGTCGGCAGCGGTCGCCGCGCTGCGCGCGGACCTCGACGACCCGCTGTTCCGGCGCGCGGGCACCGGCATCGAGCTCACCCCGGGCGGCCGGGCGCTGGCCGCCCGGGCCCGCGAGCTGGTCCGGCTGGCCGACCGCACCCGGCGGGAGGTGGCGTCGGCGACCACCGCAGGCGAGGTGCGCGTGGTGGCCACCGCGGCGTGCGCGGAGCACCTCGCCGGGCCGCTGGCCGCCTTCACCGGGCGGGTGCCCCGCGCCGCGGTGACGCTCCGGGTCTGCCCGGCGTCGCGGACCGCGGCGGCCCTGGCCGACGACGAGGCCGACGTGGTGCTCGGCGTCCGGCCGGTGCCCCTCGACGACCGGGCGGTCGACGCGGTGCCGTTCCTGCGCTGGCAGCGGGTGGTGGTGGCCGCGCCGGGCTCCCCCCTGGCCCGGCAGGGCCGGGTGTCACTCGCCGACCTGCGCCGCGGCCCGTGGCTGGCCGGGCCGGCCGACCTGGAGCCGGGCACCGAGGAGCGCTGCTGGCTGCAGCGGGCCGGGTGCGCCGACCTGCAGCGGGACGTCGTGCCGATGGCCAGCGCGGCCGACGCGCTGGCCGCCGTGCGCGCGGGTGAGGGCGTGCTGCTCGCCCTCGGCCACGCAGTCCGTTCGGACCTGCGCGCCGGGCGGCTGGTGCGGCTGGCCGTCGAGGGCACGCCGGTCACGGGCATGTGGTGGGCCGCGGTGCCCGGCGGGGGGCGGGCCGGGGCGGCGGCGACCGCGCTGCAGCGGTTCCTCACCACCTCGGACGCGACCAGCGCCTTGCTGGCCGGGCCGGCGCCGCGGCACCGGGCGCACCCGGTGCGCGTGGAGCTGTGGAGCTAG
- the mgrA gene encoding L-glyceraldehyde 3-phosphate reductase, with amino-acid sequence MAFSAAPDRYDSMTYRRTGRSGLDLPAVSLGLWHNFGDDVPLDRQRAILRRAFDLGVTHFDLANNYGPPYGSAEVNFGRHLRDDLRPYRDELVISSKAGYDMWPGPYGQGGGGRKYVLASLDQSLARMGLEYVDVFYSHRPDPTTPLEETMGALHTAVRSGRALYAGISSYSPEDTARAAEILADLGTPLLIHQPSYSMLNRWVETEGLLDTLEDVGAGCIAFSPLAQGMLTDKYLDGVPEGSRASQGKSLSTDLLTETALGHVRALDDIAGKRGQSLAQMALAWALRDPRVTSVLIGASSVAQLEQNVAALDRLDFADDELAAIDEHAVDSGIDLWEAPRTAVGG; translated from the coding sequence ATGGCCTTCTCCGCAGCCCCGGACCGCTACGACTCGATGACCTACCGGCGCACCGGCCGCAGCGGCCTGGACCTCCCCGCCGTCAGCCTGGGGCTGTGGCACAACTTCGGGGACGACGTCCCCCTCGACCGCCAGCGCGCCATCCTGCGCCGCGCCTTCGACCTCGGCGTCACCCACTTCGACCTGGCCAACAACTACGGCCCGCCCTACGGCAGCGCGGAGGTCAACTTCGGCCGGCACCTGCGGGACGACCTCCGGCCGTACCGCGACGAGCTGGTCATCTCCTCCAAGGCGGGCTACGACATGTGGCCGGGCCCCTACGGCCAGGGGGGCGGCGGGCGCAAGTACGTGCTGGCCAGCCTGGACCAGTCGCTGGCCCGGATGGGCCTGGAGTACGTCGACGTCTTCTACTCCCACCGGCCCGACCCGACCACGCCGCTGGAGGAGACCATGGGCGCGCTGCACACCGCCGTCCGGTCGGGGCGGGCGCTGTACGCCGGTATCTCCAGCTACTCCCCGGAGGACACCGCCCGGGCGGCGGAGATCCTGGCCGACCTCGGGACGCCGCTGCTGATCCACCAGCCCTCCTACTCGATGCTCAACCGCTGGGTGGAGACCGAGGGGCTGCTGGACACCCTCGAGGACGTCGGCGCCGGCTGCATCGCGTTCTCCCCGCTGGCCCAGGGGATGCTGACCGACAAGTACCTGGACGGCGTCCCGGAGGGCTCGCGCGCCAGCCAGGGCAAGTCCCTGTCCACCGACCTGCTCACCGAGACCGCCCTCGGCCACGTGCGGGCGCTCGACGACATCGCCGGCAAGCGGGGGCAGAGCCTGGCCCAGATGGCGCTGGCCTGGGCGCTGCGCGACCCGCGGGTGACCTCGGTGCTCATCGGCGCGAGCAGCGTGGCGCAGCTGGAGCAGAACGTCGCGGCGCTGGACCGGCTGGACTTCGCCGACGACGAGCTGGCGGCGATCGACGAGCACGCCGTCGACTCCGGCATCGACCTGTGGGAGGCCCCCCGGACGGCGGTCGGCGGGTAG
- a CDS encoding MFS transporter yields the protein MHLTSSTASVERARVAVAVAFVVNGFAFASWISRVPAARDALGLSSAGLGLLLLCIAVGSTVALPLTGPVVHRIGPARGVSAGAVVAVAGLLLLALGLGSGQVLAAGAGLTLVGVGVGGWDVAMNIEGAAVERRLDRALMPRLHAGFSVGTVAGALLGAGAAALAVPLAAQLVVTAVLALGAIAVATRSFLPMEPRTAEEHAAGSGVGRAWREPRTLLVGLSTLAFAFTEGTANDWLAVALVDGHGVGEAAAAVGFAVFVAAMTAVRVVGGTLLDRFGRVVVLRTGGVTAVLGLLLFVTAPAVPLALVGAVLWGAGAALGFPVGMSAAADDPALAAARVSVVSSISYTAFLAGPPLIGFVAEVTGVLQALLVVLAVLAAGLLAAGATRPLRTADAG from the coding sequence GTGCACCTGACCTCCTCCACCGCCTCCGTCGAGCGCGCGCGGGTCGCCGTGGCCGTCGCCTTCGTCGTCAACGGGTTCGCCTTCGCCTCGTGGATCTCCCGGGTGCCCGCCGCCCGCGACGCGCTCGGCCTGTCGTCGGCGGGGCTGGGGCTGCTGCTGTTGTGCATCGCCGTCGGCTCTACCGTGGCGCTGCCGCTCACCGGCCCGGTGGTGCACCGGATCGGCCCGGCCCGCGGGGTGTCGGCCGGCGCGGTCGTGGCGGTGGCCGGCCTGCTGCTGCTGGCCCTCGGCCTGGGCTCCGGTCAGGTGCTCGCCGCCGGGGCCGGCCTGACGCTGGTCGGCGTGGGCGTCGGCGGCTGGGACGTCGCCATGAACATCGAGGGCGCGGCGGTCGAGCGGCGGCTGGACCGCGCGCTCATGCCGCGGCTGCACGCCGGGTTCAGCGTGGGCACCGTCGCCGGCGCGCTGCTCGGGGCGGGCGCGGCGGCGCTGGCCGTCCCGCTGGCCGCCCAGCTGGTGGTCACCGCGGTCCTGGCGCTGGGCGCGATCGCGGTCGCCACCCGGTCCTTCCTGCCCATGGAGCCGAGGACGGCGGAGGAACACGCGGCCGGGTCCGGGGTCGGGCGGGCCTGGCGGGAGCCGCGCACGCTGCTGGTCGGCCTGTCCACCCTCGCCTTCGCCTTCACCGAGGGCACCGCCAACGACTGGCTGGCGGTCGCCCTGGTCGACGGCCACGGGGTCGGCGAGGCTGCCGCGGCGGTCGGCTTCGCCGTCTTCGTCGCCGCGATGACCGCCGTCCGGGTGGTCGGCGGCACGCTGCTGGACCGCTTCGGCCGGGTGGTCGTGCTGCGCACCGGCGGGGTGACCGCGGTGCTCGGCCTGCTGCTGTTCGTCACCGCGCCGGCCGTGCCCCTCGCCCTGGTCGGGGCGGTGCTGTGGGGGGCGGGCGCGGCGCTGGGCTTCCCGGTCGGCATGAGCGCGGCCGCCGACGACCCGGCGCTGGCCGCCGCCCGGGTGTCGGTGGTCAGCTCCATCTCCTACACGGCGTTCCTCGCCGGCCCGCCGCTGATCGGGTTCGTCGCCGAGGTCACCGGGGTGCTGCAGGCGCTGCTGGTCGTCCTCGCCGTCCTGGCCGCCGGCCTGCTGGCCGCCGGGGCCACCCGGCCGCTGCGGACCGCCGACGCCGGGTAG
- a CDS encoding LacI family DNA-binding transcriptional regulator, with translation MSDRTRPTLATVAARAEVAPSTASLVFSGSERVAPATRDRVLAAAAELGYAGPDPVARSLRSRRSGVVGAVIGERLAYAFRDPVAVQLLDGVTEVLSPLGVGLLLLPGDADRHGPTLAQLAHVPLDAVVYATCGLEDDPALEHLRRREVPIVAVDGPRVDDVVFVGIHDRPGTAELTRHLADLGHHRVAVVALPLRLDGTRGPVTAERRARVHYLDVRERMLGVEQVLGPVPVWEAAANAVEEGESAGRVLLDVPAADRPTAVVAQSDILAAGVLRAAESLGLRVPEDVSVAGFDGVDLPWLPPVRLTTVVQPTTEKGRVVGRAVTELLAGRRPADAVLDVSLSVGTTTGPARRG, from the coding sequence GTGAGCGACCGGACCCGCCCGACGCTGGCCACGGTGGCCGCCCGGGCCGAGGTGGCCCCGTCGACGGCGTCGCTGGTCTTCTCCGGCTCCGAGCGGGTCGCGCCGGCGACGCGGGACCGGGTGCTGGCCGCGGCCGCCGAGCTCGGCTACGCCGGCCCGGACCCGGTCGCCCGCTCGCTGCGCTCCCGGCGCAGCGGGGTCGTCGGGGCGGTGATCGGCGAGCGGCTGGCCTACGCCTTCCGCGACCCGGTGGCGGTGCAGCTGCTCGACGGGGTGACCGAGGTGCTCAGCCCGCTGGGCGTCGGCCTGCTGCTGCTGCCCGGGGACGCCGACCGGCACGGCCCGACGCTGGCCCAGCTCGCGCACGTCCCGCTGGACGCGGTGGTCTACGCGACCTGCGGGCTCGAGGACGACCCGGCCCTGGAGCACCTGCGTCGCCGGGAGGTGCCGATCGTCGCCGTCGACGGGCCACGGGTGGACGACGTGGTGTTCGTCGGCATCCACGACCGCCCGGGCACCGCCGAGCTGACCCGGCACCTGGCCGACCTGGGGCACCACCGGGTGGCGGTGGTCGCGCTTCCGCTGCGCCTGGACGGCACCCGCGGCCCGGTCACCGCGGAGCGCCGCGCGCGGGTGCACTACCTGGACGTGCGGGAGCGGATGCTCGGCGTCGAGCAGGTCCTGGGCCCGGTACCGGTGTGGGAGGCGGCGGCCAACGCGGTCGAGGAGGGCGAGTCGGCCGGGCGGGTACTGCTCGACGTCCCGGCCGCGGACCGGCCGACGGCGGTGGTCGCGCAGAGCGACATCCTGGCCGCCGGCGTGCTGCGCGCCGCGGAGTCCCTCGGCCTGCGGGTGCCCGAGGACGTGAGCGTGGCCGGCTTCGACGGCGTGGACCTGCCCTGGCTGCCGCCGGTGCGGCTGACCACCGTCGTCCAGCCGACCACCGAGAAGGGCCGCGTCGTCGGCCGGGCGGTCACCGAGCTGCTCGCCGGACGGCGGCCGGCCGACGCCGTGCTCGACGTCTCCCTGTCGGTCGGCACCACCACCGGGCCGGCCCGACGGGGGTGA